One stretch of Nitrospirota bacterium DNA includes these proteins:
- a CDS encoding 50S ribosomal protein L9 — translation MKVILKEDVKGLGTMGAVVNVANGYGRNFLLPRNLAVEASTKNLKQFEHEKNIILIKAKKVRRSTEDLAKQISALSISIEALSGEEGKLFGSVTTMDIAEAIAKQGIEIDKRKILLDEPIKKLGTYNVSIKLLQDVTANVTVEVKQAATAEA, via the coding sequence ATGAAGGTCATTTTAAAAGAAGATGTAAAGGGACTTGGAACAATGGGCGCTGTTGTAAATGTAGCGAACGGTTACGGCAGAAACTTTTTGCTGCCGAGGAACCTCGCGGTTGAGGCGAGCACCAAGAACCTGAAGCAATTCGAGCATGAGAAGAATATCATTCTCATAAAGGCCAAAAAAGTCAGAAGGTCCACGGAAGATCTGGCCAAGCAGATTTCAGCCCTGTCAATAAGCATTGAGGCCCTGAGCGGCGAGGAAGGAAAACTTTTCGGTTCAGTGACCACAATGGATATCGCTGAAGCAATAGCGAAGCAGGGGATAGAGATAGACAAGCGCAAGATACTCCTCGATGAGCCTATCAAGAAACTCGGAACATATAATGTATCCATCAAGCTTCTTCAGGATGTTACGGCAAATGTGACTGTGGAGGTTAAACAGGCCGCTACCGCAGAAGCTTAG